In a genomic window of Vigna angularis cultivar LongXiaoDou No.4 chromosome 6, ASM1680809v1, whole genome shotgun sequence:
- the LOC108344111 gene encoding uncharacterized protein LOC108344111 isoform X1, with protein MDATVHGLSNILRYSNRDIFFFTKKMSPSKSKSKDKKAGKEGQKPVAKSSGSANAVAGVPASAYNPLLGTFHTLEMQPASTSQVQSNGRFRNIDETDEHPTGSVVAGVEYDSVSNNGSWSGESEDHKEKSSNPPVRLEAVPGADNDKREKIRQKNEKKHQRQKERRAQELHDRCSGYIMSRKLEALAQQLVAMGFSHDRATVALILNEGRVEESVAWLFEGGEEADNHKDANISGSNLKIDISEELAQIADLEIKFSFSKQEVERAVVACEGDLDKAAESLRELKMDRPSGPPKPDEVGDPPSFDGKQTGVVNQNARPQSKPILSPNQLKKDEKDFNYTKQAVTGGSAESSNKPMQPLKRIQSKSDWAKPQQASIPADKRWPSAGSNPSVSYSLASPLQVSPTPSKTEASYVAVGGDYKILQPGQAKEPVIVMQRPQTVNTKQIPAASLSSSPPGIAASWYPTNSVEVMKSNGFMSHTPSSKSLSSNYFSSNQMYHQLQGQPPQQFVAGNSSSVDLQATNRGSSLWNRTMAASPTLAAASSLGLFSGLGSAATSGSTSPVDWSTGGSMQFDYTNIDWSLDRGLSPPRSNALLLGLSPFTKSSALYGSNASGVVPQPAIRSLPSNGSIVPLPGLQDGGVSPAETSGSREWSSPFEGKDLFSLPRQFVSSPSL; from the exons ATGGATGCAACGGTTCATGGCCTCTCAAATATCCTACGTTACTCAAACAG GGACATATTCTTTTTTACTAAAAAGATGTCTCCTTCCAAATCTAAGTCTAAAGACAAAAAGGCAGGCAAAGAAGGTCAGAAGCCTGTTGCCAAGTCTTCAGGATCTGCTAATGCAGTAGCTGGTGTACCAGCTAGTGCATACAACCCTTTATTGGGAACATTCCATACTTTGGAGATGCAACCGGCATCTACTTCCCAAGTACAATCAAATGGTCGTTTTCGGAATATAGATGAGACAGATGAACATCCTACTGGCTCAGTGGTAGCTGGTGTGGAGTATGATTCTGTTTCTAACAATGGTAGTTGGTCTGGTGAGTCCGAGGACCATAAAGAGAAATCTTCTAATCCTCCTGTTCGACTGGAGGCAGTTCCAGGAGCGGATAATGACAAACGAGAGAAAATTCGCCAGAAGAATGAAAAGAAACATCAACGGCAGAAGGAAAGACGGGCACAAGAGTTGCATGATCGTTGCAGTGGATATATTATGTCAAGGAAACTAGAGGCACTTGCTCAACAGCTTGTGGCAATGGGATTTTCTCACGACCGTGCAACAGTAGCATTGATACTGAATGAAGGAAGGGTTGAGGAATCAGTAGCATGGCTCTTTGAAGGTGGTGAAGAAGCAGATAATCATAAAGATGCAAATATAAGTGGGAgtaatttgaaaattgatatatCAGAAGAACTGGCTCAGATTGCAGACCTAGAAATCAAGTTCAGTTTCTCAAAACAGGAGGTTGAAAGAGCAGTTGTTGCCTGTGAGGGTGATCTTGACAAGGCTGCAGAGTCTTTGAGAGAATTGAAGATGGATCGACCATCTGGTCCACCAAAGCCAGATGAAGTTGGTGATCCTCCTTCATTTGATGGTAAGCAGACAGGAGTTGTGAATCAAAATGCTAGGCCACAGTCTAAACCCATTCTTTCTCCGAATCAACTcaaaaaagatgaaaaggatTTTAACTATACCAAGCAAGCAGTTACTGGAGGGTCTGCGGAATCCAGCAACAAACCTATGCAGCCTCTTAAGAGAATCCAATCCAAGTCTGATTGGGCAAAGCCTCAACAAGCTTCAATACCAGCTGACAAGAGGTGGCCAAGTGCAGGATCTAATCCTTCGGTTTCTTACTCATTGGCATCACCATTACAAGTGTCACCAACACCTTCTAAGACAGAAGCTTCTTATGTGGCTGTTGGAGGTGATTATAAGATCCTTCAACCTGGTCAAGCTAAGGAGCCAGTAATTGTGATGCAGCGGCCTCAAACTGTTAATACAAAGCAGATTCCAGCTGCCAGCTTGAGTTCTTCTCCTCCTGGAATAGCTGCCAGTTGGTATCCAACTAACAGTGTAGAAGTTATGAAGTCCAATGGCTTTATGTCTCACACTCCTAGCTCTAAAAGCCTCAGTTCAAACTATTTCAGTTCTAATCAAATGTACCACCAACTTCAGGGTCAGCCTCCTCAACAGTTTGTGGCTGGCAATAGCAGTTCGGTAGATCTGCAAGCAACCAACCGAGGGAGTAGCCTATGGAATAGAACAATGGCTGCGTCTCCAACGCTTGCTGCTGCTTCTTCTCTTGGACTCTTTTCTGGGCTGGGATCTGCAGCAACTTCAGGGTCAACTTCTCCAGTAGACTGGAGCACTGGTGGGTCAATGCAATTTGATTATACCAACATTGACTGGTCCTTGGATAGAGGCTTATCTCCACCTAGGTCTAATGCATTATTGCTTGGGCTTTCACCTTTTACAAAGAGTAGTGCTCTATACGGCTCAAATGCTTCTGGTGTGGTTCCTCAGCCAGCAATTAGATCATTACCCTCTAATGGTAGCATTGTTCCCTTGCCTGGATTGCAAGATGGTGGAGTATCTCCTGCTGAAACATCAGGTTCTCGGGAATGGAGTTCTCCATTTGAAGGGAAAGATCTTTTTAGTTTACCGAGACAGTTTGTTTCTTCTCCCTCCCTGTAG
- the LOC108344111 gene encoding uncharacterized protein LOC108344111 isoform X2 encodes MSPSKSKSKDKKAGKEGQKPVAKSSGSANAVAGVPASAYNPLLGTFHTLEMQPASTSQVQSNGRFRNIDETDEHPTGSVVAGVEYDSVSNNGSWSGESEDHKEKSSNPPVRLEAVPGADNDKREKIRQKNEKKHQRQKERRAQELHDRCSGYIMSRKLEALAQQLVAMGFSHDRATVALILNEGRVEESVAWLFEGGEEADNHKDANISGSNLKIDISEELAQIADLEIKFSFSKQEVERAVVACEGDLDKAAESLRELKMDRPSGPPKPDEVGDPPSFDGKQTGVVNQNARPQSKPILSPNQLKKDEKDFNYTKQAVTGGSAESSNKPMQPLKRIQSKSDWAKPQQASIPADKRWPSAGSNPSVSYSLASPLQVSPTPSKTEASYVAVGGDYKILQPGQAKEPVIVMQRPQTVNTKQIPAASLSSSPPGIAASWYPTNSVEVMKSNGFMSHTPSSKSLSSNYFSSNQMYHQLQGQPPQQFVAGNSSSVDLQATNRGSSLWNRTMAASPTLAAASSLGLFSGLGSAATSGSTSPVDWSTGGSMQFDYTNIDWSLDRGLSPPRSNALLLGLSPFTKSSALYGSNASGVVPQPAIRSLPSNGSIVPLPGLQDGGVSPAETSGSREWSSPFEGKDLFSLPRQFVSSPSL; translated from the coding sequence ATGTCTCCTTCCAAATCTAAGTCTAAAGACAAAAAGGCAGGCAAAGAAGGTCAGAAGCCTGTTGCCAAGTCTTCAGGATCTGCTAATGCAGTAGCTGGTGTACCAGCTAGTGCATACAACCCTTTATTGGGAACATTCCATACTTTGGAGATGCAACCGGCATCTACTTCCCAAGTACAATCAAATGGTCGTTTTCGGAATATAGATGAGACAGATGAACATCCTACTGGCTCAGTGGTAGCTGGTGTGGAGTATGATTCTGTTTCTAACAATGGTAGTTGGTCTGGTGAGTCCGAGGACCATAAAGAGAAATCTTCTAATCCTCCTGTTCGACTGGAGGCAGTTCCAGGAGCGGATAATGACAAACGAGAGAAAATTCGCCAGAAGAATGAAAAGAAACATCAACGGCAGAAGGAAAGACGGGCACAAGAGTTGCATGATCGTTGCAGTGGATATATTATGTCAAGGAAACTAGAGGCACTTGCTCAACAGCTTGTGGCAATGGGATTTTCTCACGACCGTGCAACAGTAGCATTGATACTGAATGAAGGAAGGGTTGAGGAATCAGTAGCATGGCTCTTTGAAGGTGGTGAAGAAGCAGATAATCATAAAGATGCAAATATAAGTGGGAgtaatttgaaaattgatatatCAGAAGAACTGGCTCAGATTGCAGACCTAGAAATCAAGTTCAGTTTCTCAAAACAGGAGGTTGAAAGAGCAGTTGTTGCCTGTGAGGGTGATCTTGACAAGGCTGCAGAGTCTTTGAGAGAATTGAAGATGGATCGACCATCTGGTCCACCAAAGCCAGATGAAGTTGGTGATCCTCCTTCATTTGATGGTAAGCAGACAGGAGTTGTGAATCAAAATGCTAGGCCACAGTCTAAACCCATTCTTTCTCCGAATCAACTcaaaaaagatgaaaaggatTTTAACTATACCAAGCAAGCAGTTACTGGAGGGTCTGCGGAATCCAGCAACAAACCTATGCAGCCTCTTAAGAGAATCCAATCCAAGTCTGATTGGGCAAAGCCTCAACAAGCTTCAATACCAGCTGACAAGAGGTGGCCAAGTGCAGGATCTAATCCTTCGGTTTCTTACTCATTGGCATCACCATTACAAGTGTCACCAACACCTTCTAAGACAGAAGCTTCTTATGTGGCTGTTGGAGGTGATTATAAGATCCTTCAACCTGGTCAAGCTAAGGAGCCAGTAATTGTGATGCAGCGGCCTCAAACTGTTAATACAAAGCAGATTCCAGCTGCCAGCTTGAGTTCTTCTCCTCCTGGAATAGCTGCCAGTTGGTATCCAACTAACAGTGTAGAAGTTATGAAGTCCAATGGCTTTATGTCTCACACTCCTAGCTCTAAAAGCCTCAGTTCAAACTATTTCAGTTCTAATCAAATGTACCACCAACTTCAGGGTCAGCCTCCTCAACAGTTTGTGGCTGGCAATAGCAGTTCGGTAGATCTGCAAGCAACCAACCGAGGGAGTAGCCTATGGAATAGAACAATGGCTGCGTCTCCAACGCTTGCTGCTGCTTCTTCTCTTGGACTCTTTTCTGGGCTGGGATCTGCAGCAACTTCAGGGTCAACTTCTCCAGTAGACTGGAGCACTGGTGGGTCAATGCAATTTGATTATACCAACATTGACTGGTCCTTGGATAGAGGCTTATCTCCACCTAGGTCTAATGCATTATTGCTTGGGCTTTCACCTTTTACAAAGAGTAGTGCTCTATACGGCTCAAATGCTTCTGGTGTGGTTCCTCAGCCAGCAATTAGATCATTACCCTCTAATGGTAGCATTGTTCCCTTGCCTGGATTGCAAGATGGTGGAGTATCTCCTGCTGAAACATCAGGTTCTCGGGAATGGAGTTCTCCATTTGAAGGGAAAGATCTTTTTAGTTTACCGAGACAGTTTGTTTCTTCTCCCTCCCTGTAG